In the Desulfosporosinus acidiphilus SJ4 genome, TATATAAACGTGAGAGTAAGGTGGCTGGGAAGAAACCAAGTCCTGCCCCTGCCAAGAATGTTTATGTTTCGGATCTTAAGCCGGGAGACTATGTTGTGCATGTTCACCATGGGATTGGACAATTTACGGGAATTGAGCGTTTAGAGGTTGCAGGGATAGAAAAGGACTATTTTGGAATTCGCTATGCCGGAGAGGATCGGCTTTATGTACCTTTAGACCAACTCCATCTTTTGCAAAAGTATTTGGGAAATGCTGCAGAGACTATGCCCAAACTATATAAACTCGGGGGAACTGAGTGGCACAAAGTCAAAAGCAAGACGCGCTCTGCGGTTAAAGAAATGGCCTTTGATCTCTTAAAACTCTATGCCCAGAGAGAAGCTACTCAGGGATATGCTTTTGCTCCGGACAACGTTTGGCAAGTGGAATTTGAAGAGAAATTCCCCTATGTAGAAACGGACGATCAACTCCAGTGTATTGCCGATGTCAAACGGGACATGATGCTTCCTCGTCCTATGGACCGGCTGCTCTGCGGAGACGTTGGCTATGGTAAAACTGAAGTTGCTCTCAGGGCTGTATTTAAAGCGGTTATGGACGGTAAACAAGTTGCCTTCTTAGTTCCGACCACCATTTTAGCTCAACAGCATTTCAACACTCTTCGAGAACGATTTACAGGTTATCCTATTACTATTGATGTGCTAAGCCGATTTCGTTCCTCTAAAGAACAGAAAGAGATCATTCAGGGCTTGAAAGAAGGCCGGATTGATGTCATTGTTGGAACCCATCGTATTTTAGCCGATGCCGTTAAATTTAAGGATTTAGGCCTCTTAATCATTGATGAAGAGCAGCGTTTTGGGGTTGCTCATAAAGAGAAGCTAAAAACAATCAAAGGAAACGTGGATGTTCTGACCTTATCAGCGACACCAATTCCTAGAACCCTTCATATGTCGCTAGTGGGTGTCAGAGATATGAGTGTGATAGAAACTCCGCCTGAAGGCAGGTACCCTGTACAGACCTATGTTACCGAATTTCGTCCTGATGTGGTACGGGATGCTATACGGCGGGAAATTCAACGGGGTGGGCAGGTATTCTTTGTTCATAACCGAGTTGAGGATATGGACAAAGTCACTGATTTTTTAAGCCAATTAGTTCCGGAAGCCCGCTTCGGTGTGGCCCATGGTCAAATGCGTGAAACCATGCTTGAACGTGTCATGCTGGATTTTTTAGAGCAGCAAACGGATGTTTTAGTTTCCACGACTATTATTGAAACGGGTCTGGACATGCCTAATGTCAATACGCTGATTATTGATGAGGCCGACCGTATGGGGTTGTCCCAGCTTTATCAGCTTCGGGGCAGAGTGGGGAGGTCAAATCGCAAGGCTTATGCCTATCTTCTGTATAAACCGCAAAAAGTTCTCACAGAGGTAGCGGAAAAACGATTAGCTGCCATCCGTGAATTTACGGAATTCGGAGCGGGATTTAAAATCGCCATGCGTGATTTGGAAATTCGCGGCGCAGGGAACTTAATTGGTGCCCAACAACATGGCCATTTAGCGGCCGTTGGCTTCGAGCTTTACAGTCAGATGCTGAAAGAAGCGGTTCTGGAATTGCGCGGGGAAAAGGTGGAAGAGGCCGCAGAGCCAAGCATTGAACTTCAAGTAGATGCCTTCCTGCCGGACGCCTATGTTTCTGATAAGCAGACTAAGGCTTCCTTGTATCAACGTTTAGCCAAGGTGGCAAATGAGGCGGAACTCGAGGAAATGGTTGACGAGCTGGTAGATCGCTTTGGAACTCCTCCTCGCGAAGTTGAACATTTAATTCAAATTATTAGGATCAAACTTTTGGCAGGAGTACTTCGCATCGAACAAATTCAGCAAACGAAACAAAATGTCAGCCTGCGCTTTGGAGCAGATCTAGGGATGTCCGGCGAACGTTTAATGGCTATTGCCTCAGCTTCTCCGCTACCCTTGTCCTTTAACTCGTTACCTAATGGAAATCTTGAATGTAAGGTTCGCGTTCGTACTCTCGATCAAGAAGAGGTGATTGGAGCGGTGCGGCGTGTGCTTGTTATTTTTAGCAATATTGCTTCACGGGAAACTCCTTGATATACTGGACTAAGTGAATTGAAAGGGTGTGTCGGAATGAAAAAGTCCCGGCTCGGGATACTAGTTGGCGTTATAATGTTGGTGTTGATAACTGCAGGCTGCTCTTCATCGGCAGATGGTAAATGGGTGGCCCAAGTTAATGGGGACCCAATTCTCATCAAGGATTATGATGCTCGTGTGGCAGATGTACAAAAAACCTATGAGAGTCAAGGTATGAAGTTTGACACGGATCAAGGGAAACAAGCCTTAACACAAATTAAAAGTCAAGTTCTTGATCGTATGATTGAAGGACAGCTTTTGGCCCAAGAGGTCAAGAAACTTAAGCTGAATACGGCAGATGCTTCGATTAAGAGCCAGGAAGATGCGATTAAAAAGAATATGGGTACAGATGCTCAATTTCAGTCTATGTTAAGCCAACAAGGCATGTCTCAAACAGAGTTGACAAATTTTTTAACGGTTTATACTAAGATAACTTCGGATGTCAAACAGCCGACTGACAGCGAGGTACAAACGTATTATGACAAAAACAAAGCGAATTACGGTCAACCCGAAAGTGTTACTGCCCATCACATTTTACTTAAGACAGAAGCCGATGCCAAAGCGATTATCGCGCAGTTAGAACAAGCCCAGAAAAATAACGAAAAAATTCTTCCTCTGTTTGAGCAACTTGCTAAAGAAAAATCCACAGAACCGGGAGCCAAAGAGTCGGGAGGAGATCTCGGAACTTTCACCAAAGGGAAAATGGTTCCGGAGTTCGAAGCGGCGGCTTTTGCCCAGAAAGTAGGAACCTTTTCCACAACTCCTGTTAAAACGCAGTTTGGTTATCATGTTATTTATGTTGAAGCACATACGCCTGCCAGTACACCGGATTTTGCAAGCATAAAGACTCAAGTGGCCCAAGATGCGTTCAATGAGGCTAAAGACACTAAGTTTCAAACATTTTTTGATGACTTGAAGAAAAATTCTAAGATTGAATATGCCAAAGGGTACCAACCGGCAAGCTAAAGAGTGTTTTTAAGAAGGCGAATTATTTTGCCTTCTTTTGTTGTGCATTGGAAAATAATGAATAATTGGCAAACTCTAGATATATACTATCATTGACTTGAAATAGTAATTAGAAAAGAACGAAATGAGTTTTCGGGAACAAAGGAGGAATGTGCACCTATGAAAGCAACAGGTATTGTGAGAAGAATTGATGACCTTGGCCGGGTCGTTATTCCAAAGGAAATTCGTCGGACTCTTCGCATCCGGGAAGGTGATCCGTTAGAAATTTTTGTAGATCGAGAAGGGGAGGTTATCCTAAAAAAATACTCCCCCATCAGAGAATTGGGGGAGTTCGCCAAGGAGTATGCCGATTCTCTGTTTGAAGCGACCGGGCACATCACTTGTATTTCGGATCGTGATACAATTATTGCCGTGGCAGGGGCTTCGAAGAAAGAGTACTTAAATAAACCAATAGATCATTCCGTTGAACAAGCTATGGAAGAAAGGAGAACACTTCAAATAGGTTTAACTAATTCCGGTGACAATAGTGCAGCCAAAATTAATGATAGCGATGAAGAGGATCAATCTAAAGTAGTCTGTGAAGTGATTGCTCCAATTATTTCTCAAGGAGACCCTATTGGGTCGGTAATGATCATTTCAAAAGAGCCCAATGCGAAGATGGGAGATTTAGAAATTAAACTGGTTGAGACGGCAGCGGTTTTTCTGGCCAAACAGATGGAGCAATAGGGACAATTCCAGAGAGTAGTGAAATAATTATGCTTTCAGTCTATAAGAATAAAGCGGTACTCCCGCTTTATTTTACTTTATGCTAAACTAGCTTCAGGAGGTGAGAAAATGTCCTCGTGTCTTCATGTCATTGGACTGGGTCCTTCGGGACTTGAACAATTAACGTTAGGGAATTACCGTCGTCTTCGTGATGCTAAGAAGGTTTTTGTGAGAACTTCGCAGCACCCTTGTGTTCAGGAATTATTGGCGGAAGGTATCTCCTTGGAATCCTTTGATGACGTTTATGATTCTGAAGCTTCCTTTGAGGAGGTGTACCAAAAAATTACCGAACGATTGAAAACAGAGCTGCAAAAGGGTTCGGAGGTCATCTATGCTGTGCCGGGACATCCTATGGTTGCCGAAAAGACAATCCAACTTATCCGCAAAAACTTGGAAAAGGACTATAGAGTAATTATTCATCCTGCCATGAGTTTTGTGGATGAAATTTTCCGGGTACTGAATTTTGATCCTATTGAGGGAGTGCTTATCCGAAACTATGATGCTCTCAAAGATTCGGACCTGACAGGACGGGAATGGCTTATTGTTCCTCAGGTCTATAACCGCTTAATTGCCTCGGAGGTAAAGCTTGATCTCATGCGGTTCTATCCCGATGGGGCAGATGTGTTTATTGTTCGTGGGTTGGGTACTTCCGGAGAACAGGTGGACAAGCTTCCTCTTTTTGAAGTGGATCACGGAACCTTCGATCATTTAACAACGATTGTCTTGCCCCCGTGTTCGGAGGTCATTTCCTGGGCTAGATTGGTGCAAATAATGGCGGTATTGCGTTCTCCCGCCGGTTGTGCTTGGGACAGAGAACAGGATCATCAAACCCTGAAGCCTTGTTTGATCGAAGAAAGCTATGAAGTGTTGGATGCCATTGAAAAAGAGGATATGTATAATTTGTGTGAAGAGTTGGGAGACTTATTACTGCAAGTTGTATTTCATGCCCAGCTTGCTTCAGAGAACGAAGAATTTGAAATTCAAGATGTCTTACAAGGTATTATTCAAAAGTTGCTGCGCAGGCATCCACACGTTTTTGGTGAAGAGACGATTGAAACTGCGGATGATGTAATTCAGGCTTGGGATAGAATTAAACAGGAAGAAAAAGCCGGCGAAAAAAAGGAAAAAGCCTTTTTCAGCGATCCGCAAGGTTTACCGGCACTGATGCTGGCTTCGGCAACACAACGCAAAGCGGCTAAAGTTGGGTTTGACTGGACCGATCTCGAAGGTCCTTTCCAGAAAGTCCAGGAAGAATTGCAAGAGCTGCAGGATGCCTTGAAAACTGGGGTGGGTATTCGTGAAGAGTTTGGGGATCTATTGTTCGCGCTGGTAAATGTATCAAGATTTCTTAAACTGGATGCAGAAGAAGCTCTCAGGGAGGCGGTACATAAGTTTCAGAGGCGCTTTCTCAAAATGGTAGAACTTATTCACCAAGAGAATCAGGAAATTGAACACTTATCCCTTAAGGACATGGATGTTTTTTGGGAAAGGGCAAAATTCCAAGAAAAAAACGGTAAATTAATGTAATATTCCGCGGGATAAGCAGGAGAATGATTTTTTATCGCGAAATATAGTCTACGTGATAAGATCAGTTATTTAGGAGGGACTAGTTTGAATAAGGCTGAATTGGTAAGTGCAGTTGCTGAAAAGGCAGAAATGTCCAAGAAGGACGCAGAAAAGGCCGTAAGCGCCGTTTTTGCCACGATTGAAGAATCTTTAGCACAAAACGAAAAAGTTCAATTAGTGGGCTTTGGAACCTTTGAAGTAAAAGAACGTGCTGAGAGAACTGGAAGAAACCCACAAACTAAAGAAACAATCATTATTCCCGCTGCAAAAGTGCCTGGTTTCAAAGCGGGGAAAGCTCTTAAGGACGCTGTCCAAAAATAAGGTCTTAATGCTTTGTGAGAAATCAGGTTCCGGTATTACTGGAACCTGATTTTTAATAAGGGCACTGTCCGGACAGCATCAGAAGAGGGAGGTTTAACGACAGAAACTTATGCGTATCGACAAATTTTTAAAGGTTTCCCGCCTGATTAAACGACGCACAGTGGCTAAAGATGTGTGTGTGGGAGAAAAGATTAGTATTAATGGACGAATTGTCAAACCTTCTGCAGAAGTTAAACCCGGAGATCAAATTATCCTTGAGATTGCGAACCATGTTGTAGAAGTAAAAGTTTTAGCAACACCCAATAATATAAAAGCAAACGAAGCCCACACTCTCTATGAGTTAATCAGAGATGAGAGAAAGACAGAGTCTTATTGAAAGGACTCTGTCTTTATTTGATTTTCTTTTATTAAAACAAACCCTATGTCTAAAGGACAGTGAAGCTGAATAGGGTTTAAGAAGAATAAAGTGTTGGAGGGGATGGGGCATGGCAGATTATATTGGCAAAGGACATCGCCTTGTCATGGAAAACCGAGAAACCCTTGCGTTGACCGGAATAAAAAAGGTTCAGTCCTTTGATCCGAAAGAAATTATTCTGGAAACGGAATTAGGAGTTCTTAGTATTAAAGGGGAACAATTAGGAATTAAGCAGCTTAACCTTGAGGAAAGTATGGTAGACATCGAGGGCTTTGTCAGTGCTCTTATTTATCATCGAGGAACAGGAGGAGGCTCCCGGCAGGGCTTAATGCATAAGATTTTTCGCTAGGAAGTTTAGGTTAGAGAGGAGGAAGGACTATCTCAGAATTCATGACGTTTTTTTGGGTCATCGCAGCAGGAGTGATGGTCGGAGTCGTATTTGATTTTTTTCGAACGTTTAGGCGATGGCAGGGGTGGGGACCCATCGTAACGTTTGGAGGAGATATCCTCTTTTCTCTTGTCGCCTTGTTAATCCTCTACCGGTTATTTTTTAGGGCCAATGCACTTGCCTTTAGATTTTACAATGTTTGGGGCAGTCTTTTAGGACTCATTCTTTATTTGAGAGTTTTAAGCCGCTATTTGACAAGAGGTTATTTAATGGTTTATCAAATGATTGCCAACCTCTTGAAACTTTTCGTCAGAGGGATAATGATACCGTTTCGAGGGCTTGTTCTGCTGATGCGCCCGCCCTATGCTATTTTGCGTTGGTTTAGCTTACTTTCTTACCGTATTGGCGAACATATAATCTACCGGCCTTTATTAGGTTTGCCGATGGCTATAAAGGAATGGTGGAGACAGATGTGGCCACCTAGGACCAATGGGTAAAATATGTCAGGGGGGTTGATTCACACCTTAGGAGTAGCTATAATGATGTGTGTAGCCATTTGTAAGTTCTTTGTACACATTTTGTACAAAATTTGTCCACATAGTTATCCACATAATGTGCATAACTAATGAATTAAGGGTGTGCCACAGTGCAAATTGAAATCAGAGGCTTGGAAAAACTTAGCTTTCGAGAACGTCAGGCAGTGATTCTTAAAGAAAGTGGAAAATCTTTAGAAAATATAGCCAAGCAACTTCAGCTTAGTTCAAGCTCTGTAGCCACTTTGCTAAATCGTGCCCGGAGCAAGGGGTATGAGATTGTATGTATTATTCCAAGTGGTGAGCTTGGTTTAGGGGGAGCAGATTGGGATGAAGAAGTCTCAACAGAAGATTAAACCGATAAAACGACGTAAGTCGCATCTTCGACCAGGAACAATCTTCCTTTTGCTCCTTGTTTTTGTTGTGGCCGGCAGCTCCGCTTGGCAGCTTTGGAAACTCCATGTCTCAGTTGAACAACAGATTACTCAGTTGACTCAAGAAAAAGAAGATTTAGTTAAACAAGAAAACTCACTCCATGAGGAAATCGCTCAGTTAAATACACCAAGTTATATTGAGCAATTGGCGCGGGAACAGTTGGGTCTTGTTAAGCATGGCGAAATTCTCATTTCTCCCAAGAATTAGAAAAAACATTGTTTTTTAAAACCTTGACAGTTACGAAATTTACTGCATATAATATAAACATGTATAGATAGATCATCATCACAAGGAGGAGTTTACTTCGTATGGCCATTGACGTTGGCAGTATTGTTGAAGGAGTCGTTACCGGGATCACGAACTTTGGAGCGTTTATCGAATTACCGGATAGGGTAACCGGACTTGTACATATCTCAGAGGTTGCTGATGCTTATGTCAAGGATGTACGAGATTATTTAAAGGAACAGGATCATGTTAAGGTAAAAGTCATTCACGTCGATGAAAAGGGAAAAATTGGTCTCTCTATAAAACAAGCTAATCCCACTGTTCGCAATACGAGTCGTGAACGCCGAGTTCAGCCAACGGTGTCCTTTGAGGATAAATTGGCCAAGTTTATAAAAGACAGTGATGAACGTCAGACAGAATTTCGTCGCGCCACAGAATCCAAGCGTGGAGGAAGGGGCTCGAGCAGATATTAAGAATTAACCGCCGTATGGCGGTTTTCTTATTTTTCCCCCTCGGCACAAGCCGAGTTTTCTATATACTAGCTGGAAAGTATAATCTTCGGTCAGTTACTTTCCAGAAGCATAAGTTATCAGTGCAACTAACGGCTTCTGCCTTCGCAAGCTCGGCACAAGCCGAGTTTTCTATATAAAAATGTTGAGGCTTTTAAGAGAGTACAGGCTTTTGGCAGGGGCATTCAGAGATTATGAATGAACGAGGTCGAAAGTTGTTTTACTTACATGCCCTTTGTAGACAAGCTTTGCTATTTCCTTAAGCTATAATATTACCATAAAAAGGTAAGAGGTGATCTTATGGCTGAATGGGCAACCTTAAAAGTTAACCAAGGCCTGCGAAGCAGGATTTCTATGGAAAACACGTTTCTGCCCCTTATTTTTGGAGGGTGCTTAGCACGGGGCACCCTATTAGGGCTGCATCCTTTTGGAATTGCCTTTGGAGCTGCAGTTATTTTACTGGGTGATTATGGGGCCTTGTTTGGGATATTGGGGATCATATTAGGAACAATTACCCTCGGTATCACAACCTTGAAAGATGTGTCCTCAGTGGTTCAAATCACGGTAATTTTAGCCGCTATGTTTGTGCTGCTGCCCTTCATTCGAAGAAGAAAGCATGAGGGAGTTTATTTAATTCTTATTACTGCTGTTATGGTAGCAGTGGTTTCCTCTCTGGCCTTGAGTTTGTCAAATCCGGACACATATGCCTTGTTCTCAGCGGCGCTGCAAAGCATTTTAGCAGGAGGTTTTGCCATTATTTTTTGGTTCGCTATGGGGCAGAAAGAGGCAATTTGGAGGGGAGAATTTCAGCGGGAACAAGGAATAGCCTGGCTCTTGATTCTAATTGGAATTATAAGCGGGCTTCAAGGTGTTCAAGTAAAGGAGATTAATTTTGCCATTGTCCTGATGAGCTTTTTTACGCTATTTGTATCTGAACGCTATGGAGCCGGCACTTCAGCGGGGGTAGGTGCAATTCTTGGCTTTTTGCCGCAGCTATCCATAAGCACTGACAATTTAGTGGCTGCCGGTATTT is a window encoding:
- the mfd gene encoding transcription-repair coupling factor — encoded protein: MFLKIIHDYLRQGLDISKIEESLGSGEWPQMIYDLTGSQKAAMIAQLIQKKPGLVLTYSEEQAQKWAADLKTWCPQKSILHLPATEWLPFEVLGKSKETTAERIRVFNRLAIERNCTVVASVLAIERRVFPLQRWRDYSLTLETGKGYALNDILLTLIGGGYERVDTVEGKGQFALRGGILDIAPLAGEALRIEFFDEEVDSIRTFNLETQKSISSQDKALISPAMEFVVTTEELEELRFTIRAEARKAAGRLQRAGRTEAAERLHNKVLFLEERLQQGILDENIYPFLSLVNTPLVPFFSYLEDNYYIILDEPLRLKEQLEFQANERLMEFTQQLEQGEGFVHPETLFIRYEDLLRPGQKQPLIGLSTLIRQTPGLTPKRVFNLNARSLTGFMGKTSKLVDEIEHFKDAGNVVALFVGDEEHTERLLQGLKDRGVAAGRRKLGDTIEDGHVYVYPYSLDQGFELPLGKLVVLTETEIYKRESKVAGKKPSPAPAKNVYVSDLKPGDYVVHVHHGIGQFTGIERLEVAGIEKDYFGIRYAGEDRLYVPLDQLHLLQKYLGNAAETMPKLYKLGGTEWHKVKSKTRSAVKEMAFDLLKLYAQREATQGYAFAPDNVWQVEFEEKFPYVETDDQLQCIADVKRDMMLPRPMDRLLCGDVGYGKTEVALRAVFKAVMDGKQVAFLVPTTILAQQHFNTLRERFTGYPITIDVLSRFRSSKEQKEIIQGLKEGRIDVIVGTHRILADAVKFKDLGLLIIDEEQRFGVAHKEKLKTIKGNVDVLTLSATPIPRTLHMSLVGVRDMSVIETPPEGRYPVQTYVTEFRPDVVRDAIRREIQRGGQVFFVHNRVEDMDKVTDFLSQLVPEARFGVAHGQMRETMLERVMLDFLEQQTDVLVSTTIIETGLDMPNVNTLIIDEADRMGLSQLYQLRGRVGRSNRKAYAYLLYKPQKVLTEVAEKRLAAIREFTEFGAGFKIAMRDLEIRGAGNLIGAQQHGHLAAVGFELYSQMLKEAVLELRGEKVEEAAEPSIELQVDAFLPDAYVSDKQTKASLYQRLAKVANEAELEEMVDELVDRFGTPPREVEHLIQIIRIKLLAGVLRIEQIQQTKQNVSLRFGADLGMSGERLMAIASASPLPLSFNSLPNGNLECKVRVRTLDQEEVIGAVRRVLVIFSNIASRETP
- a CDS encoding peptidyl-prolyl cis-trans isomerase, with protein sequence MKKSRLGILVGVIMLVLITAGCSSSADGKWVAQVNGDPILIKDYDARVADVQKTYESQGMKFDTDQGKQALTQIKSQVLDRMIEGQLLAQEVKKLKLNTADASIKSQEDAIKKNMGTDAQFQSMLSQQGMSQTELTNFLTVYTKITSDVKQPTDSEVQTYYDKNKANYGQPESVTAHHILLKTEADAKAIIAQLEQAQKNNEKILPLFEQLAKEKSTEPGAKESGGDLGTFTKGKMVPEFEAAAFAQKVGTFSTTPVKTQFGYHVIYVEAHTPASTPDFASIKTQVAQDAFNEAKDTKFQTFFDDLKKNSKIEYAKGYQPAS
- the spoVT gene encoding stage V sporulation protein T, whose product is MKATGIVRRIDDLGRVVIPKEIRRTLRIREGDPLEIFVDREGEVILKKYSPIRELGEFAKEYADSLFEATGHITCISDRDTIIAVAGASKKEYLNKPIDHSVEQAMEERRTLQIGLTNSGDNSAAKINDSDEEDQSKVVCEVIAPIISQGDPIGSVMIISKEPNAKMGDLEIKLVETAAVFLAKQMEQ
- the mazG gene encoding nucleoside triphosphate pyrophosphohydrolase; the protein is MSSCLHVIGLGPSGLEQLTLGNYRRLRDAKKVFVRTSQHPCVQELLAEGISLESFDDVYDSEASFEEVYQKITERLKTELQKGSEVIYAVPGHPMVAEKTIQLIRKNLEKDYRVIIHPAMSFVDEIFRVLNFDPIEGVLIRNYDALKDSDLTGREWLIVPQVYNRLIASEVKLDLMRFYPDGADVFIVRGLGTSGEQVDKLPLFEVDHGTFDHLTTIVLPPCSEVISWARLVQIMAVLRSPAGCAWDREQDHQTLKPCLIEESYEVLDAIEKEDMYNLCEELGDLLLQVVFHAQLASENEEFEIQDVLQGIIQKLLRRHPHVFGEETIETADDVIQAWDRIKQEEKAGEKKEKAFFSDPQGLPALMLASATQRKAAKVGFDWTDLEGPFQKVQEELQELQDALKTGVGIREEFGDLLFALVNVSRFLKLDAEEALREAVHKFQRRFLKMVELIHQENQEIEHLSLKDMDVFWERAKFQEKNGKLM
- a CDS encoding HU family DNA-binding protein; translated protein: MNKAELVSAVAEKAEMSKKDAEKAVSAVFATIEESLAQNEKVQLVGFGTFEVKERAERTGRNPQTKETIIIPAAKVPGFKAGKALKDAVQK
- a CDS encoding RNA-binding S4 domain-containing protein, translated to MRIDKFLKVSRLIKRRTVAKDVCVGEKISINGRIVKPSAEVKPGDQIILEIANHVVEVKVLATPNNIKANEAHTLYELIRDERKTESY
- the yabP gene encoding sporulation protein YabP, with the translated sequence MADYIGKGHRLVMENRETLALTGIKKVQSFDPKEIILETELGVLSIKGEQLGIKQLNLEESMVDIEGFVSALIYHRGTGGGSRQGLMHKIFR
- the yabQ gene encoding spore cortex biosynthesis protein YabQ produces the protein MTFFWVIAAGVMVGVVFDFFRTFRRWQGWGPIVTFGGDILFSLVALLILYRLFFRANALAFRFYNVWGSLLGLILYLRVLSRYLTRGYLMVYQMIANLLKLFVRGIMIPFRGLVLLMRPPYAILRWFSLLSYRIGEHIIYRPLLGLPMAIKEWWRQMWPPRTNG
- a CDS encoding sigma factor-like helix-turn-helix DNA-binding protein — its product is MQIEIRGLEKLSFRERQAVILKESGKSLENIAKQLQLSSSSVATLLNRARSKGYEIVCIIPSGELGLGGADWDEEVSTED
- a CDS encoding FtsB family cell division protein, with translation MKKSQQKIKPIKRRKSHLRPGTIFLLLLVFVVAGSSAWQLWKLHVSVEQQITQLTQEKEDLVKQENSLHEEIAQLNTPSYIEQLAREQLGLVKHGEILISPKN
- a CDS encoding S1 RNA-binding domain-containing protein; this encodes MAIDVGSIVEGVVTGITNFGAFIELPDRVTGLVHISEVADAYVKDVRDYLKEQDHVKVKVIHVDEKGKIGLSIKQANPTVRNTSRERRVQPTVSFEDKLAKFIKDSDERQTEFRRATESKRGGRGSSRY